The following coding sequences lie in one Pseudomonas svalbardensis genomic window:
- a CDS encoding LexA family protein has product MDKWIELVKAKMSELKVTQEELADRLGMSQGGVGHWLNKRRDPGVVNMNRVLKALGMDFLEVALVIREPLILEEEEMPLALKYNPYFRYPVSDWKEPAQLRDGELTVYRKEERFELTDYHAQGPAFWLSVVGDAMTAPTGISIAEGMMILVDPAIVPEPGKLVIAHWPDSAEATFRKLIEEGGQRYLVPLNPTYPKAIFTEECRIIGVVVQATAKF; this is encoded by the coding sequence ATGGATAAATGGATTGAGTTGGTCAAGGCCAAGATGAGTGAACTCAAAGTCACTCAAGAAGAACTCGCAGATCGCCTCGGGATGTCCCAGGGCGGCGTCGGCCACTGGCTGAACAAACGCCGCGACCCCGGCGTCGTCAACATGAACCGTGTGTTGAAGGCGCTGGGCATGGACTTTCTCGAAGTGGCGCTGGTGATCCGCGAACCACTCATCTTGGAAGAGGAGGAGATGCCTCTGGCGCTGAAGTACAACCCGTACTTCCGCTACCCGGTCAGTGACTGGAAGGAGCCGGCGCAGCTGCGCGATGGTGAGCTGACGGTGTATCGCAAGGAGGAACGCTTTGAGCTGACCGACTACCACGCCCAAGGCCCGGCCTTCTGGCTGAGTGTGGTGGGCGATGCGATGACCGCGCCCACGGGTATCAGCATTGCCGAAGGCATGATGATCCTGGTGGACCCGGCCATTGTGCCGGAACCCGGAAAGTTGGTGATTGCCCACTGGCCGGACAGCGCCGAGGCGACCTTTCGCAAGCTGATCGAAGAGGGCGGGCAGCGTTACCTGGTCCCGCTCAATCCGACCTATCCGAAGGCTATCTTCACCGAAGAGTGCCGAATTATCGGCGTAGTGGTTCAGGCAACCGCCAAATTCTAA
- a CDS encoding DUF6124 family protein, protein MSIPCNDLPDMQIDTSLTSPKGSAAAQRALDYYLKPAVSEEVVEERFFDVNRNISCEEALVHATDLLRCAAAIAYESASNLQGASRDLAFSAVHMIDMARAMVDRSLEGDQNG, encoded by the coding sequence ATGTCCATCCCCTGCAACGACCTGCCTGACATGCAAATCGACACTTCCCTCACCTCGCCAAAAGGCTCTGCCGCCGCGCAACGAGCACTGGACTATTACTTGAAACCAGCTGTTTCAGAGGAAGTGGTCGAAGAACGTTTCTTTGACGTAAACCGCAACATCAGCTGCGAAGAGGCGCTGGTCCATGCCACGGACTTGCTACGTTGTGCCGCCGCCATCGCGTACGAGTCAGCCAGCAATTTACAGGGCGCAAGTCGGGACCTGGCGTTTTCGGCGGTGCACATGATCGATATGGCCAGGGCGATGGTAGATCGATCCCTGGAGGGCGATCAGAACGGGTGA
- a CDS encoding M14 family metallopeptidase encodes MAVAKSSFDISANFDSGNIEVLDISNPLQALLAIKPDTRSQHFQWFHFKASGLHVGQEHWFRLNNASKSSYNKAWDGYQTVASYDHVNWFRVPTIFEGDCLRFSLEATATHAWFAYFEPYSRGRHDWLIEQALTKAGTELLATGKSVEGRDIQLLRKGTGAEGQRKVWIIAQQHPGEHMAEWFMEGVIERLEKHDDPVLNKLLTSADLYLVPNMNPDGAFHGHLRTNAMGQDLNRAWQSANQEISPEVLFVQQQMEKYGVDLFLDIHGDEEIPYVFTAGCEGNPGYTPRIEKLEEHFRSHLKHLTKDFQTKHGYTRDEPGKANMTLACNSVGEIFDCLSLTLEMPFKDNNDAPNALTGWSGKRSKQLGKDVLTTVADMVNTLR; translated from the coding sequence ATGGCCGTGGCTAAATCCTCTTTCGACATCAGTGCCAACTTCGACAGTGGCAACATTGAAGTGCTGGACATCAGCAATCCATTGCAAGCCCTGCTGGCCATCAAGCCAGACACTCGCAGCCAACACTTTCAGTGGTTCCACTTCAAGGCCAGCGGTCTGCACGTCGGTCAGGAACACTGGTTTCGTCTGAACAATGCCAGCAAGTCCTCCTACAACAAAGCCTGGGATGGTTATCAGACGGTGGCGTCCTACGACCACGTCAACTGGTTCCGGGTGCCGACCATTTTCGAAGGTGACTGCCTGCGCTTCAGCCTTGAAGCCACCGCCACCCACGCCTGGTTTGCTTACTTCGAACCCTACAGCCGCGGTCGCCATGACTGGTTGATCGAGCAAGCGCTGACCAAGGCCGGCACCGAACTGCTGGCCACCGGCAAGAGCGTCGAAGGTCGAGACATCCAGCTGCTGCGTAAAGGCACGGGCGCCGAAGGTCAGCGCAAGGTCTGGATCATTGCCCAGCAACACCCCGGCGAACACATGGCCGAGTGGTTCATGGAAGGCGTGATCGAACGTCTCGAAAAACACGACGATCCGGTATTGAACAAACTGCTGACAAGCGCCGATCTGTATTTGGTGCCGAACATGAACCCGGACGGCGCTTTCCACGGTCACCTGCGCACCAACGCCATGGGCCAGGACCTGAACCGCGCCTGGCAGAGCGCCAACCAGGAAATCAGCCCGGAAGTGCTGTTCGTTCAGCAGCAGATGGAAAAGTACGGCGTCGACCTGTTCCTCGACATCCATGGCGATGAAGAAATCCCCTACGTGTTCACCGCCGGTTGCGAAGGCAACCCAGGCTACACGCCACGGATCGAAAAACTCGAAGAGCATTTCCGCAGTCATCTGAAGCACCTGACCAAGGACTTCCAGACTAAGCACGGCTACACCCGCGACGAGCCGGGCAAAGCCAACATGACCCTGGCGTGCAACAGCGTCGGCGAGATATTCGACTGCCTGTCGCTGACCCTCGAAATGCCCTTCAAGGACAACAACGATGCGCCGAACGCCCTGACCGGCTGGTCCGGCAAGCGCTCGAAGCAGTTGGGCAAGGATGTGCTGACCACCGTTGCGGATATGGTCAACACCTTGCGCTGA
- a CDS encoding IS110 family transposase, with the protein MKKHTSIDQSLSSADLSACTTVAVDLAKHVFQLAGEDALGKVHYEQRIKSREAFYEFLRQLPPHVVVLMETGPGAQAWARQLQDQGNLARILPAGLVAKHRSGPKNDRNDALAILRAGRDEKICAVPVKSVAALAMQALHRARQGYVRRRTAVSNQMRGLLLEHGIALAQGDVAISQRIPRILEDATQPVPAMLRELIDELLAEWRHLGERINVLTGRLEVAANADKTAKRLMTVRGIGPITATALVAKETKPERFPNARMFAAYFGMVPDQHSSGKTIQLGDMTKRGDSYLRSLMIQGAHAVLQQLRPDSQQPDDRRLLRWMSRLGRKDAAVRLANRNLRIVWVLLQNDQTYRRQPADGQQATMSH; encoded by the coding sequence ATGAAAAAGCATACTTCGATTGATCAATCTTTGTCTTCTGCCGATTTATCGGCCTGCACTACCGTGGCGGTCGACCTGGCCAAGCATGTTTTCCAGCTCGCCGGCGAAGACGCCCTCGGCAAGGTGCATTATGAGCAGCGGATCAAGTCGCGCGAGGCGTTCTACGAGTTTCTCCGCCAGCTGCCGCCTCATGTCGTGGTCCTGATGGAGACCGGCCCGGGCGCTCAAGCTTGGGCCCGGCAGTTGCAGGATCAAGGCAACCTGGCGCGGATCCTTCCTGCCGGTCTGGTGGCCAAGCATCGCAGCGGCCCTAAAAATGATCGTAACGATGCGCTGGCAATCCTGCGTGCCGGTCGCGACGAAAAGATCTGCGCAGTGCCGGTCAAAAGTGTCGCAGCGCTGGCCATGCAGGCACTGCATCGCGCTCGTCAAGGTTACGTGCGTCGCCGCACCGCCGTGAGTAATCAGATGCGCGGCCTGCTGCTTGAGCACGGGATTGCGCTGGCACAGGGCGACGTCGCGATCAGCCAGAGAATCCCGCGGATATTGGAGGATGCCACTCAGCCGGTGCCTGCCATGTTGCGCGAACTGATCGACGAACTGTTGGCCGAGTGGCGCCATTTGGGCGAGCGCATCAACGTCCTGACGGGACGCCTGGAAGTGGCCGCGAACGCCGACAAGACAGCCAAACGGTTGATGACTGTGCGCGGTATCGGCCCAATCACCGCTACGGCGCTGGTGGCCAAGGAAACCAAGCCTGAGCGTTTTCCCAATGCTCGCATGTTCGCCGCGTACTTCGGCATGGTCCCTGATCAGCACAGCAGCGGGAAGACGATTCAACTGGGGGACATGACCAAGCGAGGCGATAGCTATTTGCGCAGCCTGATGATCCAGGGTGCCCACGCGGTATTGCAGCAGTTGCGACCTGATTCCCAACAGCCCGACGACCGCCGTTTGTTGCGCTGGATGAGCCGATTGGGCCGCAAGGACGCAGCGGTCAGGTTGGCCAATCGCAACCTGCGCATCGTCTGGGTGCTTTTACAGAATGACCAGACTTATCGTCGCCAGCCCGCCGACGGCCAGCAAGCGACGATGAGCCACTGA
- a CDS encoding cytochrome b → MSAQPNHFAPLARLLHWLMALMIIAMLFIGAGMAASVSERHEWLIHLHKPLGVAILLLVIVRLAVRFSTQQPPLPADLPGWQALAAKASHVLLYALMLILPLLGWAMISAAGDPVMLSSSLQLPSIVPANAQVFAFLRKAHGYLAYLLFLTVLLHLAAALFHGWVRRDDVLDSMLRGKDRG, encoded by the coding sequence ATGAGCGCTCAACCGAACCACTTCGCGCCTTTAGCGCGATTGCTGCACTGGCTGATGGCGCTGATGATCATTGCCATGCTGTTTATCGGCGCGGGCATGGCCGCTTCGGTGTCCGAGCGTCATGAGTGGCTGATTCATCTGCACAAACCCTTGGGCGTCGCGATTCTGCTGCTGGTGATCGTGCGCCTGGCCGTGCGTTTTTCCACGCAACAGCCACCGCTGCCGGCGGATCTGCCGGGTTGGCAAGCGCTGGCGGCCAAGGCTTCGCATGTGTTGCTGTACGCCTTGATGCTGATTTTGCCGCTGCTGGGCTGGGCGATGATTTCGGCGGCGGGGGATCCGGTGATGCTCAGCAGCTCATTGCAGTTGCCGTCGATCGTACCGGCGAATGCGCAGGTGTTTGCGTTCCTGCGCAAGGCTCACGGGTATCTGGCGTATTTGTTGTTCTTGACGGTGCTGCTGCATTTGGCGGCGGCGTTGTTTCACGGTTGGGTGCGCCGCGATGACGTGCTGGACAGCATGTTGCGGGGCAAGGATCGCGGCTGA
- a CDS encoding catalase family peroxidase, with amino-acid sequence MVDRSSPPTRPPLSAASLTLRLAGIAVVVAALAGAFTYVNGTFDPLRLTPKKLINVLETNNGVHLGFRRNHSKGVCVIGHFESSGEARSYSSAQVFNVARTPVVGRFALPAGNPYAPDNSVPIRSLALRFNQANGQQWRTGMNSMPVFPVGTPEAFYQLQQAQSPDPATGKPNPAAVPAFFGSHPEAAPFLAWIKTAKPSASYVTETYNSVNAFYLVNAAGQRQAVRWSMVPVAQDTAGATAPEGGEFLEKDLVQRISAGPLRWQLNITLANPGDPVNDASKAWPEGRKVLNAGTLVLESTQPQLNGECRDINYDPLVLPAGIESSDDPLLVARSAGYATSYLRRTSEVSQLPAANKQESRQ; translated from the coding sequence ATGGTAGATCGCTCATCACCGCCAACCCGGCCACCCTTGAGTGCCGCGAGCCTGACGTTACGTCTGGCCGGTATCGCTGTGGTGGTTGCCGCCCTGGCCGGGGCTTTTACCTACGTCAACGGCACCTTTGACCCACTGCGCCTGACGCCGAAAAAGCTGATCAATGTGCTGGAGACCAACAACGGCGTGCACCTGGGTTTCCGGCGTAACCACTCCAAAGGCGTGTGCGTGATCGGACATTTCGAGAGCAGCGGTGAGGCGCGCAGCTATTCCAGCGCTCAGGTGTTCAATGTAGCGCGGACCCCGGTGGTCGGGCGTTTTGCATTGCCGGCCGGCAATCCTTATGCGCCGGACAACAGCGTGCCAATCCGCAGCCTGGCCTTGCGATTCAACCAGGCCAACGGCCAGCAGTGGCGCACCGGGATGAACAGCATGCCGGTGTTCCCGGTGGGCACGCCCGAGGCGTTCTATCAATTGCAACAAGCCCAGTCACCGGATCCGGCCACCGGCAAACCGAACCCGGCTGCCGTGCCAGCGTTCTTTGGTTCGCATCCGGAAGCTGCACCGTTCCTGGCCTGGATCAAAACCGCCAAGCCGTCGGCCAGTTACGTGACGGAAACCTACAACAGCGTCAATGCGTTTTACCTGGTGAACGCGGCCGGGCAACGGCAAGCGGTGCGCTGGAGCATGGTGCCCGTCGCTCAGGATACAGCGGGTGCTACGGCGCCTGAAGGGGGTGAGTTCCTGGAGAAAGACCTGGTTCAGCGCATTTCCGCAGGGCCGCTGCGTTGGCAGCTGAACATCACCCTGGCCAACCCTGGCGATCCGGTCAACGACGCCAGCAAAGCCTGGCCCGAGGGTCGCAAAGTGTTGAACGCCGGCACCCTGGTGCTCGAAAGCACTCAGCCGCAACTCAATGGCGAATGCCGTGACATCAACTACGACCCACTGGTACTGCCCGCCGGCATAGAAAGTTCCGACGACCCATTGCTCGTCGCTCGTTCAGCGGGGTACGCCACTTCCTACTTGCGTCGTACCAGCGAAGTCAGCCAGTTGCCCGCTGCGAATAAACAGGAGTCTCGTCAATGA
- a CDS encoding RNA polymerase sigma factor: MNDIDEQLREIIPRLRRFAVSLTRNPSSADDLVQSCLERALSSWGDKRPEGDLRAWLFSILYRQFLDAHRRSRRYARMLEFFTGRDDSQPSVERTVIAQSTLKAFDQLTTEQRALLLWVSVEGLSYKDVAEILDVPTGTVMSRLSRARQALRQLSDGEITRPSLRRLK, from the coding sequence ATGAACGATATCGACGAACAACTGAGAGAAATCATTCCCAGATTGCGCCGGTTTGCCGTGTCGTTGACGCGCAATCCCAGCAGCGCAGACGACCTGGTGCAGTCTTGCCTTGAGCGCGCGCTGTCGAGTTGGGGCGACAAACGCCCCGAGGGCGACTTGCGCGCCTGGTTGTTTTCGATTCTGTATCGACAGTTTCTCGATGCTCACCGGCGCTCCCGGCGTTATGCGCGAATGCTCGAGTTCTTTACCGGGCGTGACGATTCACAGCCGTCGGTGGAACGCACCGTGATCGCCCAATCGACCCTGAAAGCCTTCGACCAGCTCACCACCGAACAACGCGCCCTGCTGCTCTGGGTCTCGGTCGAAGGCTTGAGTTATAAAGACGTCGCCGAGATTCTCGACGTCCCCACCGGCACCGTAATGTCCCGCCTGTCCCGTGCCCGCCAGGCCTTGCGCCAGTTGAGCGACGGCGAAATCACCCGCCCTTCTCTGCGGAGACTCAAATGA
- a CDS encoding anti-sigma factor family protein — protein MISLPPSERDLHAYVDQQLSDADRRLVETFLASNVEVAAQVRAWQQDAQQLRAALSGALQQPANPDLDPALIRQRLKRQSRRHLASAAVLLIAVSVGGFSGWKAREMTFISAQLPMTDALQAYRLIAQQGILPADYKVSDDGDMQGWLDRYFTQANRLPDLSGAGFKPVSGRLLSTEQGPAAMVVYEDQRGHKVSFYVRPPGPKNYLLPRGSRSDGELQAEYWSGGGYNYAMVSPSDTPAAQMLKQTVRF, from the coding sequence ATGATCAGCCTGCCCCCAAGCGAGCGTGACCTGCACGCCTATGTCGACCAGCAACTCAGCGATGCCGACCGACGTCTGGTGGAAACTTTTCTGGCCAGCAACGTTGAAGTGGCTGCACAAGTGCGCGCCTGGCAGCAGGATGCCCAGCAACTGCGCGCGGCATTGAGCGGCGCCCTGCAGCAACCGGCCAACCCGGACCTCGACCCGGCGCTGATTCGCCAACGCCTCAAACGACAATCTCGCCGTCACCTGGCCAGCGCCGCCGTGTTGCTGATCGCGGTCAGCGTCGGCGGGTTCAGCGGTTGGAAAGCCCGGGAGATGACGTTCATCAGTGCCCAACTGCCGATGACCGATGCCCTGCAGGCCTATCGCCTGATTGCCCAGCAAGGCATCCTGCCGGCCGATTACAAAGTCAGCGACGACGGTGACATGCAGGGTTGGCTCGACCGCTATTTCACTCAGGCCAATCGCTTGCCTGACCTCTCGGGCGCCGGTTTCAAACCGGTCAGCGGACGCTTGCTGAGCACCGAGCAAGGGCCGGCGGCGATGGTGGTTTACGAGGATCAACGCGGCCATAAAGTCAGCTTCTACGTCCGCCCACCGGGTCCGAAAAACTACCTGTTGCCGAGGGGCAGTCGCAGCGATGGCGAGTTGCAGGCCGAGTACTGGTCAGGGGGCGGATATAACTATGCAATGGTCAGCCCGAGCGATACGCCGGCGGCGCAGATGCTCAAGCAGACCGTCCGGTTCTGA
- a CDS encoding IclR family transcriptional regulator — MTDSIERNESKSDVGVGAVSRLFAVLRSLGETVEGGERVTQLAQRIGLSQPTTHRLLRSLMDEGMVEQDARSKRYRLSLEFFALAARAGNTGNLRELVRPALLRLSASLGDSLFLLARSGFDAICLDRSEGPFPIRTFTGDIGGRVALGVGQGSLAILAFLPEEERDTVIHYNLPRLKDFHLYDEVFLRSEVENVRKLGYAGRNTGVLQGMAGVAVPILDREGRAVAALSVATVSDRLGPDRLPTVVEMLKREAALIGPRINPFDPLLRRPSQVFGQG, encoded by the coding sequence ATGACAGATTCCATTGAGCGGAATGAAAGCAAAAGTGATGTCGGTGTAGGCGCGGTCTCCAGACTGTTTGCCGTGCTGCGCAGTCTGGGTGAAACCGTCGAGGGCGGGGAGCGGGTGACGCAACTGGCCCAGCGCATTGGTTTGTCCCAACCGACCACGCACCGATTGCTGCGCAGCCTGATGGATGAGGGCATGGTCGAGCAGGATGCGCGCAGCAAACGCTATCGCTTGAGTCTGGAGTTTTTCGCCCTGGCGGCTCGTGCCGGGAACACTGGAAACCTGCGCGAACTGGTGCGTCCGGCGTTGCTGCGGCTGTCGGCATCGTTGGGGGATTCGTTGTTCTTGCTGGCGCGCAGTGGTTTTGATGCGATCTGCCTGGACCGCAGTGAAGGTCCGTTTCCGATCCGCACCTTTACCGGTGACATTGGTGGGCGCGTAGCACTGGGTGTGGGGCAGGGCAGCCTGGCGATTCTGGCGTTCCTGCCAGAAGAGGAACGCGACACAGTGATTCACTACAACTTGCCGAGGCTCAAGGATTTCCACCTGTACGACGAGGTGTTTCTGCGCTCGGAAGTCGAGAACGTGCGCAAGCTGGGTTATGCCGGACGCAACACGGGCGTGTTGCAGGGCATGGCCGGGGTGGCGGTGCCGATTCTGGATCGTGAAGGGCGGGCCGTGGCAGCACTGAGTGTGGCGACCGTGAGTGATCGGCTGGGGCCGGATCGCTTGCCGACAGTGGTGGAAATGCTCAAGCGCGAAGCGGCGCTGATCGGACCACGGATCAATCCGTTCGATCCGCTGCTGCGGCGGCCTTCCCAAGTCTTCGGGCAGGGTTGA
- a CDS encoding ABC transporter ATP-binding protein, with product MAFVQLEGLGKRYGEIDAVVATNLSVDKGEFVSLLGPSGCGKTTTLQMIAGFVEVSSGRILLDGRDITHAKPASRGLGVVFQSYALFPHMTVKDNVAFGLRMRKVANGELQQRVDRVLKLVRLNQHAERYPRELSGGQRQRVALARALVIEPPVLLLDEPLSNLDANLREEMQFEIRRIQREVGITTLMVTHDQSEALSISDRVVVMQAGRITQIDAPYTLYEHPRTEFISGFVGKANLLPGERDGAGVVQVRSGGELTLSLRPEKIDLRDKGQGRLQGNIVSRFFLGSQWLYGVSTTLGELSVVRRNDGSAPLTEGTAVGLDWDAALLRVLSVDEVPA from the coding sequence ATGGCTTTTGTGCAACTTGAAGGACTCGGCAAACGTTACGGTGAGATCGACGCCGTCGTTGCTACCAACCTCTCGGTCGACAAAGGCGAGTTCGTCTCGCTGCTCGGCCCCTCCGGATGCGGCAAAACCACCACCCTGCAAATGATCGCCGGCTTCGTCGAAGTCAGCAGCGGCCGCATCCTGCTGGACGGTCGCGACATCACCCACGCCAAACCCGCCAGCCGTGGTCTGGGCGTGGTGTTCCAGAGTTACGCGCTGTTCCCGCACATGACCGTGAAAGACAACGTCGCCTTCGGCCTGCGCATGCGCAAAGTGGCCAACGGCGAGTTGCAGCAGCGAGTGGACCGGGTGCTGAAACTGGTACGCCTCAACCAGCATGCCGAGCGTTACCCCCGGGAGCTTTCCGGTGGCCAGCGTCAACGCGTTGCATTGGCCCGCGCCCTGGTGATCGAGCCGCCGGTGCTGTTGCTCGATGAGCCGCTGTCCAACCTCGACGCCAACCTGCGCGAAGAGATGCAATTCGAGATCCGCCGCATCCAGCGCGAAGTCGGGATCACCACATTGATGGTCACCCATGACCAGTCCGAAGCGCTGTCCATCAGCGACCGGGTGGTGGTGATGCAGGCCGGGCGCATCACCCAGATCGACGCGCCTTACACCCTCTACGAACACCCGCGCACCGAGTTCATTTCCGGCTTCGTCGGCAAGGCCAATTTGCTACCCGGCGAGCGTGATGGCGCGGGTGTGGTCCAGGTTCGCAGTGGCGGCGAACTGACCTTGAGCCTGCGTCCGGAAAAAATCGATCTGCGGGACAAAGGTCAGGGCCGTCTGCAAGGCAACATCGTCAGCCGCTTCTTTCTCGGCAGCCAATGGCTGTACGGCGTATCGACGACCCTGGGCGAACTCAGCGTGGTTCGCCGCAACGACGGTTCGGCACCGCTGACCGAAGGCACGGCGGTCGGCCTCGATTGGGACGCAGCGTTGCTGCGGGTGCTCAGTGTCGACGAGGTGCCGGCATGA
- a CDS encoding ABC transporter permease, which translates to MSTLVAIRQGRQGYWLSAPALALYLGLLVIPLLLTLVLSFNVFDYSSGINGDAYTLDHYSSLLGDPYFYEIFLRTMWISALTTLLCVVIGVPEAYILSRMGTPWRSIFLILILTPLLISVVVRAFGWSLLLGADGLVNQTLQAFGGSPMKLLYTPFAVVIALVHVMLPFMIIPVWTSLQKLDPAAEQAAMSLGARHFTVLRQVVLPQIMPGVLSGTLIVFGLAASSFAIPGLLGGRRIKMVATLIYDQYLSELNWPMGAAIAVALLLLNLLIMLSWNRMIEGRYKKSLG; encoded by the coding sequence ATGAGTACGCTTGTCGCCATTCGCCAGGGACGCCAGGGTTACTGGCTGTCGGCACCGGCCCTGGCCTTATACCTGGGCCTGCTGGTTATCCCGCTGCTGCTGACCTTGGTGCTGTCGTTCAACGTCTTCGACTACAGCTCGGGGATCAACGGCGACGCCTACACCCTCGATCACTACAGCAGCCTGCTCGGCGATCCGTACTTCTACGAAATCTTTCTGCGCACGATGTGGATCAGCGCCCTGACCACCCTGCTCTGCGTGGTAATCGGCGTGCCCGAGGCCTACATCCTCAGCCGCATGGGCACGCCGTGGCGCTCGATTTTCCTGATTCTGATCCTCACCCCGTTGCTGATTTCGGTGGTGGTGCGCGCCTTCGGCTGGAGCCTGTTGCTCGGTGCCGACGGCCTGGTCAACCAGACCCTGCAAGCCTTCGGCGGCTCGCCGATGAAGCTGCTCTACACACCGTTCGCGGTGGTGATTGCACTGGTCCACGTGATGCTGCCGTTTATGATCATTCCGGTCTGGACCTCGCTGCAGAAACTCGACCCCGCCGCCGAGCAGGCCGCGATGTCCCTCGGTGCCAGGCACTTCACCGTGTTGCGCCAGGTGGTGCTGCCACAGATCATGCCCGGCGTGCTCTCGGGCACCTTGATCGTGTTCGGTCTCGCCGCCAGTTCGTTTGCCATCCCTGGCCTGCTCGGCGGACGCCGGATAAAAATGGTCGCCACGCTGATCTATGACCAGTACCTGTCGGAGCTCAACTGGCCGATGGGCGCGGCCATCGCCGTGGCCCTGCTGTTGCTCAACCTGCTGATCATGCTGTCGTGGAACCGGATGATCGAAGGCCGCTACAAGAAGTCATTGGGATAA
- a CDS encoding ABC transporter permease, whose product MSKNGPFALLFHTLVVLFMLAPLVVVCLVAFTPENTLSLPTTEFSLRWFRAVFERADFVDAFYNSLILAFCAASLATLIAVPAALAITRFEFPGRDFFNGLFLSPIIIPHLVLGVALLRLFALMGVNGSFAWLIFAHVLVITPYVLRLVLASAIGLDRSAEHAAQSLGAGRFTLFREITLPMILPGVAGGWLLAFINSFDEVTLSIFVTSPATQTLPVRMYVYATESIDPMMAAVSALVIGLTALTMILLDRVYGLDRVLVGKQ is encoded by the coding sequence ATGTCCAAGAACGGTCCTTTCGCCCTGCTGTTCCATACCCTGGTGGTGCTGTTCATGCTGGCACCGCTGGTGGTGGTTTGCCTCGTGGCCTTCACACCGGAAAACACCCTGAGCCTGCCGACCACTGAGTTTTCCCTGCGCTGGTTTCGCGCGGTGTTCGAGCGCGCAGACTTTGTCGATGCGTTCTACAACAGCCTGATCCTCGCGTTCTGCGCTGCCAGTCTGGCGACGCTGATTGCGGTGCCGGCGGCGCTGGCGATCACGCGCTTCGAGTTCCCCGGCCGCGACTTTTTCAACGGTCTGTTCCTGTCGCCGATCATCATTCCGCACTTGGTGCTGGGTGTCGCATTGCTGCGCTTGTTTGCGCTGATGGGCGTCAATGGCAGCTTCGCCTGGCTGATCTTCGCCCATGTGCTGGTGATCACACCGTACGTGTTGCGACTGGTGCTGGCGTCGGCCATCGGCCTGGATCGCAGCGCCGAACACGCCGCGCAATCGCTCGGTGCCGGGCGCTTCACGTTGTTCAGGGAAATCACCTTGCCGATGATTCTGCCGGGGGTCGCCGGTGGCTGGCTGCTGGCGTTCATCAACAGTTTCGATGAGGTCACTTTGTCAATTTTCGTCACCTCGCCGGCCACGCAAACCCTGCCGGTGCGGATGTACGTGTACGCCACTGAATCCATCGATCCGATGATGGCGGCGGTGTCGGCACTGGTGATTGGGCTGACCGCGCTGACGATGATTTTGCTCGACCGGGTTTACGGCCTGGATCGGGTTCTGGTGGGCAAACAATGA
- a CDS encoding (2Fe-2S)-binding protein: MALLKRLAEGDRPALDFTLDGTPATGLLGDTLLTAVLTCSEHLRGSDFSAEPRAGFCMMGACQDCWVRLGDGRRVRACSTLLEAGQQISREPGRHL; encoded by the coding sequence ATGGCTCTGCTGAAACGACTGGCCGAAGGCGACCGCCCGGCCTTGGACTTTACCCTCGACGGCACGCCGGCCACCGGCCTGCTCGGCGACACCTTGCTGACGGCGGTGCTGACCTGCAGCGAACACTTGCGCGGCAGCGACTTCAGCGCCGAACCCCGCGCCGGGTTTTGCATGATGGGTGCGTGTCAGGACTGCTGGGTAAGACTGGGCGATGGTCGACGCGTGCGCGCCTGTTCGACGTTGCTCGAAGCCGGGCAGCAGATCAGCCGCGAACCGGGGCGACACTTATGA